The Streptomyces sp. WZ-12 genome segment CAACGCCTCCAACGCCCAGATGGTGCTGGACGCGCTGATCGACCGGCAGGCCGGCTTCGACGCCGCCGTCCGCGACGACCGGGACGCCTACGCGCTGCTGGCGGTGCAGGGCCCGGAGTCCCTGAGCATCCTCAAGAAGCTGACCGACGCCGATCTGGACGGGCTGAAGTACTACGCGGGGCTGCCCGGCACGGTCGCCGGCGTCGAGGCGCTGATCGCCCGCACCGGTTACACCGGTGAGGACGGCTTCGAGCTGTTCGTCCGCCCCGCGGACGCGGTCGCCCTCTGGACCGCGCTGACCGAGGCGGGCCGGGACGTCGGCCTGGTCCCGTGCGGCCTGTCCTGCCGCGACACCCTGCGCCTGGAGGCGGGGATGCCGCTGTACGGGCACGAACTGACCACCGCGCTCACCCCGTTCGACGCGGGTCTGGGCCGGGTCGTGAAGTTCGAGAAGGAGGGCGACTTCGTCGGGCGGGCGGCGCTCACGGCGGCCGCCGAGCGGGCCGGGCAGGCCCCGCCGCGCACGTTGGTCGGCCTGATCGCCGAGGGCCGCCGGGTGCCGCGCGCCGGCTACCCGGTCGTCGCCGCCGACGGCACGGTGATCGGCGAGGTCACCTCGGGGGCACCCTCCCCCACCCTCGGCAAGCCGATCGCCATGGCCTACGTCGACGCGGCGCACTCCGCGCCCGGCACCGAGGGCGTCCGGGTGGACATCCGCGGCACGCACGAGCCCTACGAGGTCATCGCGCTGCCCTTCTACAAGCGGCAGAAGTAGCGGGCGGCGCCGGCCGGGCCGCGGTGCCCGCCGCGGACCCGCGCCACCGTGCCCGGCGCCACCCGTCTCACAGGGCAAGACCCCATGCACGACCACACCCCCGCGTACAGGAGAATCGAGCCATGGACAACCCTCAGCAGCTCCGCTACAGCAAGGAGCACGAGTGGCTGTCGGCCGCCGAGGACGGCGTCTCGACGGTCGGCATCACCGAGCACGCGGCCAACGCCCTCGGCGACGTCGTCTTCGTGCAGCTCCCCGAGGTCGGGGCCACCGTCACCGCGGGCGAGTCCTGCGGTGAGCTGGAGTCGACCAAGTCCGTCAGCGACCTCTACTCGCCCGTGACCGGCGAGATCACCGAGGTGAACGAGGACGTCGTCACCGACCCCTCGCTGGTGAACTCCGCCCCGTTCGAGGGCGGTTGGCTGTTCAAGGTGAAGCTCACCGGTGAGCCGGAGGACCTGCT includes the following:
- the gcvT gene encoding glycine cleavage system aminomethyltransferase GcvT encodes the protein MTEAPRRTALDETHRALGATMTDFAGWDMPLRYSSEREEHLAVRTRAGLFDLSHMGELTVTGPQAGALLDHALVGNLGALKVGRARYTMICAADGGILDDLIVYRLGETEFMVVANASNAQMVLDALIDRQAGFDAAVRDDRDAYALLAVQGPESLSILKKLTDADLDGLKYYAGLPGTVAGVEALIARTGYTGEDGFELFVRPADAVALWTALTEAGRDVGLVPCGLSCRDTLRLEAGMPLYGHELTTALTPFDAGLGRVVKFEKEGDFVGRAALTAAAERAGQAPPRTLVGLIAEGRRVPRAGYPVVAADGTVIGEVTSGAPSPTLGKPIAMAYVDAAHSAPGTEGVRVDIRGTHEPYEVIALPFYKRQK
- the gcvH gene encoding glycine cleavage system protein GcvH, which produces MDNPQQLRYSKEHEWLSAAEDGVSTVGITEHAANALGDVVFVQLPEVGATVTAGESCGELESTKSVSDLYSPVTGEITEVNEDVVTDPSLVNSAPFEGGWLFKVKLTGEPEDLLTADAYTAFTTG